In Deltaproteobacteria bacterium, the following are encoded in one genomic region:
- a CDS encoding macro domain-containing protein produces the protein MLPTKILLVDRTAELVDAWRASFAGVSSVSAHHGDFFARPANAMVSPANSFGFMDGGLDLAIRDRLGAQVQANVQAAIEDQFHGELPVGMAVVVESGVKDWPYVVAAPTMRVPENVNHMLNAYLAFRAILLAVRRFNLDAGRAVIQSVVCPGLGTGIGALEPERCATQMKMALDSVARGPAVPSIPEIHPLHRALRSS, from the coding sequence GTGCTTCCCACGAAGATCCTCTTGGTCGATCGCACCGCCGAGCTCGTCGATGCGTGGCGCGCCTCGTTCGCCGGCGTCTCCAGCGTCTCGGCGCACCACGGCGACTTCTTCGCGCGCCCCGCCAACGCAATGGTGAGCCCCGCGAACAGCTTCGGCTTCATGGACGGCGGGCTCGACCTGGCCATTCGCGATCGCCTCGGCGCGCAGGTGCAGGCCAACGTCCAGGCCGCGATCGAGGACCAGTTTCACGGCGAGCTTCCGGTCGGGATGGCGGTGGTGGTCGAGAGTGGCGTGAAGGATTGGCCGTACGTGGTCGCCGCGCCGACCATGCGCGTGCCCGAGAACGTGAACCACATGCTCAATGCCTATCTCGCGTTTCGCGCGATTCTTCTCGCCGTGCGGCGCTTCAACCTCGACGCAGGACGCGCGGTGATCCAAAGCGTCGTGTGCCCGGGGCTCGGGACTGGAATCGGCGCGCTCGAACCGGAGCGCTGCGCCACACAGATGAAGATGGCGCTGGACTCCGTCGCCCGCGGGCCAGCCGTGCCGTCGATTCCCGAGATCCACCCGCTGCATCGGGCGCTGCGGTCGAGCTGA